Genomic segment of Populus trichocarpa isolate Nisqually-1 chromosome 12, P.trichocarpa_v4.1, whole genome shotgun sequence:
TGGAGAAGAAAAACTTTGAACTTGTTCAAAGTCTTCAGCAAGTTGACCGTGATTGACATTACAGAAGTTAGGATCAGAATTAGTTGGCAACTGGCGCATCTGATCATCTTTGATCTGCAATtaggaaaaaatatcaaatcaaattcCACTACTGGATTCATGCATGATGATTAAACACATAGATTATGTAATACAAGTGGGATTACCACAAAAGCATCCATAGTGCTACTATCATGGCCATGACTCTGAAAGTCCTTTAATTTGTTGATCTTGGAATCCTTAGCGCATGGAGTGGTGATATTGACATTCTTTGCATCTGATAATAAACAAATATCCTTGTTGGACTGATAGACATATTTCAAAAGAAGATCCCACAACCTTTACAGAAAACATAATAAGGGGAAACGTATTAGCAACTTTACAGCAATTTGGcgctaagaaaagaaaatataacaacGAATACGGCTAATCTAACGAAAgctaaagtaaataaaaatcaatcttttcCTGGATTGCTCAAAACAATGCATTATTGACAATGTGGCTGCTCTATCTTTAACACAAGCGTCACAGTTGATAATTGCTTTGAGGTTATAGGACTAATAAGTTACCATCTTAATCGAAATTGAAGCAATTAGAGATTTAAGTGGTAAAaatgagattaaacaagtagaAAGGGTGATTTAGAATTACCAAGAAACAAACTCCTGAGTCCTTTGACCAAGAAATGCTTCGAGATCGTGTCTGGCCTGCTCTTGATTCTTCCCATTACAAACAAGCACTGTAATATACtcctggaagaagaagaagaccaccattagaattttcattttgattttttaataaaagaaaagggaagaaaaagttGTAAAGTCAGGTTTGTGAGCGGATATAAGCACAGAacaatgatgatattaaaataaaaaggaaggaaaatgcAATTAAATTGATAGAATGCAGGAGGAGGAGATGAGAACTGGTTACAATGGatgggataaaaaaagagaaagaaaaagagtagGAATTACAGCAAGGACACGGTCGTGGGAGTAAGAGTGACGGAGATGTTTGGAAATGGAAGATTTAAGCTTGGAAGCCAATGCTGACTTTCTCTTCAACTTGAATGAAGTTGAAGCTGCTGCATCATCATCTTGTGCCGATATTACGCCGATTCCACCCATtccttatttaattatttacttttttaccAGAGAAGCGGAGGAGTAGCGATTTCAGAAGCGTATTAGCTGCTCCACTCCACTATTTTCTATACTGCTACAGCGAGTTCTAACATACCGCCGTCGGCGCCACCtctagtttttctttctatttctaatcagaaaccaaaacaaaagcTTTCCTTgtcagttctttttttttttttttaatttattattattacgcAGTCGGGCAGGGGAGAGAGAGGAGTTGTTTTCGCTCTTCACACACTCCTCGAAACTGATAAAAACATTTCCCCTCTTTCTAATTTCTATGATTTTGCCTTTGCGTTTCCAGAatctccccctttttttttttttcttgagaatgaCTGACTGCAACCAActgaatttcattttctttcgttGGGTTGTACCACACAGCTCTGTGCTCTCACCGCATGGAAAGGGATGGGCCATGCTCTTAGATTTGGTTTGGTGGGTGCCCAATGGATTGAGCACAGAACTTTCCCCTATGCTGGACCCAAATGAGATTTTCATCCATCCATCTACTTCTTGGGCTAAAATGCTTTGTTCCATATAAACACTTATgggctttatttatttatggtgcTGGCTCTTTACCCAAGCAAGTGGGCTCAAGAAATGATCGCCTACATggaattctttttcttctttttttcctgataatttttttctctagttATTCAGTTGGAATGCGCATTAACCAATCTCTCCATGTTTTTCttgtataattctttttttttttaatttttttttatcattaatgacaAACTCATTAATGAGGatcaaacttatttattttaatgaatacaAAACATTCTAACTTTTATATTAATTGTAGATCAATTTACGCTGTTATACTTGTTTTAAGTTATAGATATTTTAACAAAGAGAGAGTATAATAGCATTCCCACCacatatatttgtttaattcaaattcttattatttgattatttttaattaactcagAGACTTAAAATATCaaccaaaaacaagaaagaaactttTTAAAGGTATGTTTATTAGAGGCAGAAATAAAAGGCCCAGCATCATGGTGGCAGTAGGAGATCTCTGTAAAGAGGAGAAGTTAAAAAGGGTACTGTGAATGAGATAGCCGttgaagaaatttgaatttaaaagaagagagagaaagattcGAGAATAAATGATTGATAAAGAATGCTGGCTATTTCTcttatgataaaaacaaaaagataaaaaaagaaagaaagaaatgggtGGTGAGTGAGTGAACGAGTAGGGTGGGTGGTCAGAAGAAAAGCAGATAGTTAACAGCACACTCCAATCCATCATCCAACGGCTATTTAtgtctcttctcttttctctccccCAGTCTAgcggcttcttcttttttttctttatttaaaaatatattaaaatatttttttattttttataaattattttttacgtcaacatcaaaacaataagtttttttttaaaaaattaaattttaaaaatcacgtTTCCAAATACTACCATATTACTTCGagttagtttgtttttatattttaaaaatatttaaaaataaattaattttttttaatgtattttgatcATATTATATCATAGtacttaaaataattctttttaaaaaattattttaataatttctttttaaaaatactattaaaaaactACCGCAGTTCCAAATAAAATCGTAGCTTACCACAACTTTATTCTTTCTCTCACATATCTGCCTCTGCTTCTCCCtcaaaaatttgaaatgtttttgtgtctctctctctaatctctggaccattaattattattataaatccaAAAAGCAGGTACTTTTGAAAATGTTGTTGTTTCTTTCTTGGACAAcgatcctctctctctctctcgatttgtaaaacttgaaataatagatagagagagagagaccaagAGTGGGTGAATCGTGGTCTAACTATGTCTTCTCTTTCATTTCACTCAGTCATGTATTCAAATAAAATCCCTTCGCTACTCTAGCAGCGCTAGTAATCctatctcctcctccttctcttGTTCTTTCCTTACCCTCAAACCCTAAAACCTTCTCTTTCACTCCACACCAGTTCTTTCTCTGTTCCATTCCCTCACCAATACAATACCACTATGGGTGCTTGttttagcaagaaaaaaaatgaagtttcctcttctccttctttgaAAGCAGCTGCGGCTCCTGCTTCACAACCAGTTCTAAATCACCcacataataataacaatgcCACTCTCAAAGTAGATCAGAAGAATGAGATCACAATCAAGAACAAGATAGTGGAGCAAAAGGAGGTGGTCAACAAACAAGTCgtagaagaagaggaagaagaagacagcTTACTCAAGAAAGAAATTTTTGTCATCAAACACAGGAAAAGCCATGATAGAGACAAACGCATCCCTCCTCCCAACGACGATGGTCCTGCTGCCAACGCTAATgcatctgctgctgctgctggtgaaATATTATTGGCCAACAGCAACACCAATGCTGGTGTTAATAATATGGTTGTCAGAACATCAAGCTGCACAAAAGAAGAGGTAGATGCCATTCTCATACAGTGTGGAAGGCTTAGTCGCAGCAACTCCTCTGGAGCTGGAAAGCCTCTTTCTTCTGGCAGAAAGTATTCTGGCTCCAAGAGGAGTTATGactttgataataataatgaccaGGACCAAGATGTCAAGCCTGCCACTTCTGCCGATTATGATTCTAGAAGGAAGGGCAATGACGACGACGAGGGTGAGGTTACAGCGGAGAGAAGGCAGCATCGCCAACGCCACCGCCAACGCCAATCCAGCAGGCCTTCTGCTTCTCCTTCTGCTCAAGGGAGGAGAAGGACACCCAGCAGGGAAAGAGACCAGAACCAGCGCTCCGGAAGCAGAGAGAGGGCCAGTGGTAGCAGTGGGAGAAGGGTGAGTCGATCACCGGGTAGAAGATCAGAAATAGCCCAAAATACAAGCATTACTCCTGGAAATCTTAATGCTACTATTCCTGCTAACAATACTGGTGGTACTGGTAATAGGCCTGGAAAAATGGTATCAGTCCCTGCCACTGTTTCTTCTTTAGTGATGGATAAAAGCAACAACATTGGAGTTGAACCGCAAGCTACAGCTGGAACTAAGCGCATCTCGGTGAAGAGAAATGTTGGTGAGGCAGCGGTGGCAGGCTCCAGGACAGCTGCATCCCCACGCTCCCAATCTCCTGCCAGAGCCAATGCTAAGACTTCTAATGAGAATAATCAGCAGCCATGTCTTAGCCGCAGCAATTCAAGAAAAGCAGACCAATCTCCTTACAGAAGAAACCCATTAAGTGAAATTGACCCCAATTCATTACAGCATTCACAACCATCTGGCAACAAGGCTACCTGCACCAGCAACAACAGATCACAAATCAGAAACAAAGATATTGAAGGACAAGCGGTGGCCAAGGAAACTTTCAATCCTCTGAATCAGGTAACAGTTTTTGACTAGAGGAGGAGGGTTCTATTCACTATGCATGGTTCTTTGTAACCTCTAGTTTGATCAGGCGAATCACATAAAATGAATCCGGTAATGAAGGCTACAGATTTGGTCAAGATGAAGAAACTTATAATATCATAGCCGCTCATGGTTATTTTCGCCAATTGATCTTTCAATACCCTAGTTTTAACAACTCTCGTTTAAATGGTTTCAATTTTAACCAATCTGTAATTGATAGTCAAGGTCGTGTAATTAATATCTAAGCTTATATTATTGAAGTTATGAATGAACATATTAGTGCTCTAATTTCCCTCTAGAACTAAGACAAATTTCAGCCAAACTTTTGTCTTAGTGGTACGACCTCTTCTTTTTCACAGATGTCTTTTTTGAGCATGTGCCAGCTAAAGAGGCTACTAATACTGTTTCTTTGGAACATAAAATTTGCCTTTATGCATCCTTTTCAGACTCCAATGAAGAAGCAAAATTCTGAGAAAAACAACAGAGTCAATGTTCAAGTGGCAAATTACAGATGCAGTAGCATGGCTTCACTGGAAAACAAGCTTTCAAAGGAACAACAAATGGAAGAGGCCAAAGGACATCCACCAGT
This window contains:
- the LOC7484917 gene encoding uncharacterized protein At1g65710; protein product: MGACFSKKKNEVSSSPSLKAAAAPASQPVLNHPHNNNNATLKVDQKNEITIKNKIVEQKEVVNKQVVEEEEEEDSLLKKEIFVIKHRKSHDRDKRIPPPNDDGPAANANASAAAAGEILLANSNTNAGVNNMVVRTSSCTKEEVDAILIQCGRLSRSNSSGAGKPLSSGRKYSGSKRSYDFDNNNDQDQDVKPATSADYDSRRKGNDDDEGEVTAERRQHRQRHRQRQSSRPSASPSAQGRRRTPSRERDQNQRSGSRERASGSSGRRVSRSPGRRSEIAQNTSITPGNLNATIPANNTGGTGNRPGKMVSVPATVSSLVMDKSNNIGVEPQATAGTKRISVKRNVGEAAVAGSRTAASPRSQSPARANAKTSNENNQQPCLSRSNSRKADQSPYRRNPLSEIDPNSLQHSQPSGNKATCTSNNRSQIRNKDIEGQAVAKETFNPLNQTPMKKQNSEKNNRVNVQVANYRCSSMASLENKLSKEQQMEEAKGHPPVTTNVVDLGGESLKPQALTRSRSARRSRDLDLNPETLLNPTPSYTALLLEDIQNFHQKNTPPSFSLPACVTKACSILEAVADLNSTTSSNLSCAFSDDRISPPAVAAVNLVGKKLPEAKDPFVESEIIASDDLMEPSFHKYVTVRRGGGTLCGEDMDGQESSGSNSFVGGSQQHLGLSTSSWEPNSADSTDRWSSRSNTRDEDDKSPLGYQKHGLPETGRDVEQARRAFSGQRTGIGRGRHGTSKNAHTTPILATATQT